CTGATTTTACACCTGATTTattcattaaagaaaaaaaaaaagatcagacCCGTTGGAGAGAAAACACAAAGAAATATAAAGAACTGAAAAATGTAAAGTAATGACAAACATGTTCGTACATATTTAACCTTCACCTGAACATAACACCAAAAGCTGGTAAAATGAAAATCCATTTGTTTTCGTTTTAGTAAGAACTGAGACGTAGATCAATAAAAATTATCAGTAAAAAATTGATGAACATCAACAAGTAACCTCTATCAATTACAAGAGAGGCAATTTATGTTTGAGACGAGGGAGGCATTCAACCTGTAACagagagaaggaaagagaagagAGAAGGGGAGAGAGATTGAATGGAGTTAGCGGCGAAACGAGTTTAGagcaaaaaaattagggtttctataaGTTTCCAAGGAGAAACGAAATACAACCCTTAGGATTAGAGAGATCCTGAACTAAATTGACGGCTAAGATTAAAGATGCCACGTCAGGAACTTCTCGATAGTTCTTgtaccatgtgactatgtgagACACATTGTAGTCCTCCCTTGAAAATGTAACTGGAAATTTTGTGCCCCGTTCAAAACATggtctttttttttgaattggtcAAATGGAAAATTCCTTTAATATGTAAAGCATTGATTATTGCGCTGCATATTTTCCGTCAAATTACATGGGCCACATAGGAAACTTTTGGCTATGGTGGAGAATATTTTGGTTGATCTCGGTTTGGTTCTAGGCCATATGTGGTATGGCTGATTTTGGTCCATGTAGGctcattttgttttcttttttcggGAGGAATAAAAGAAGATCTCGCTATTTCCAACCGAAACTTCCATGTGAGGTTCGGTTGGAAATAACCCACATACCAACCGTACCTACAAATTTTGAAGAACATACGGTTGTTTTAAACCCAAATCTGAAGCGTACCTTGAAAAGATTGAGATTTAGGTTTAGGTACGGTTCGTATCGAAACGTTAGTTATCAACCGTACCTGGGTCCGGTTTGTAACTTAAAGGACGTTACCAACCGTATATTCTCCTGTGTATGTTTGAAATTgttaagttcggttacaaaatttTGTTGAATTACCAACCGAAGTTGGGTACGGTTGGTATGGAAACCCAAGTTACAAACCGTACCTGGGTCCGGTTTGTAACTTAAATCATATTACCAACCGTATATTGTCCTGTGTATGTTAGAAGTTGTTATGTTCGGTTTCAAAATTTAGTTCCTTCCTCTACAATTTAGTTccgaagaacatacggttggttaTTTGAAAACTTTAACCAACCGTAGCATACAAAGTaatatacggttggtaactaattctTAAACACCAACCGTACTAGGTGCAGTAAATACCGTCCTGTCTTTTGATTTGGTTGTGCGGGATTTTGCCGTGCTCCTTGACGATGTATTTTTTTTAGTGTTATCCCATCCTGTCTCGATGCATTACTTAAATGGAAAAAAGATAGGAAACATGTGtggatttgatttattttttccttttattttgatgAGAAATGTGCTAATGACTGAAAAATGTaaatttgatttttgttctttagTTAAATACACTTTATACAAAGGATACAAATTTTGATATTAAATTTGTTTTATAAAATATTTGATAACATCATCACTCATATCGATTTTAATCTGATATTTttaagaatgatctagttattttgATAGAGTGGAGTAAACTGAGTTAAACTGGATTGAGCTCATGGATAATTGGTAAAGATAAGCATGGTCCGACAATGATGGTAGTAACTAAgacagggtatgcatacaatatgccagtatagggtttgtttaagatttcagagaatattccgaaggaaccttacctgtaaatggatagattcatcgttcttaccaagtttctaacatatagtagtccactcccggccaggtttcgatctcggagccaggttatgcatacaatatgccagaatagggtttgtttaaggtttcggggaatattccgaaggaattttacctgtaaatggatggattcatcgttcttaccaaatcccgacttatagtagtccactcccggccaggtttcgatgtcGGAGACGGGGTATGCATACAGTAcaccagaatagggtttgtttaaggattcaaagaatatttcgaaggaagcTTACCTATAAATGGATAGATTCATCACTCTTaccaaatttccgacttatagttgTCCACTCCAGGCCAGGTTTAAATCTTGGAGcaagggtatgcatacaatatgccaaaatagggtttgtttaagatttcagaaaatattctgaaggaatcttacatgtaaatagatggattcatcgttcttaccaagtttccaacTTATATAATGCTAAGTTTGAAATCGGAACCCTCCCGTATCTTCTTAGTTCATACTTTgaatgtcgttataccacatttgaagttcgaatcgacactgagcttcatatttatcgaattcgatgatatatcatgctaggTTTGATGTCaaaaccctcccagagcttcttggttcatagtttgtatgtcattataccacatttgaagttcgaatcgacactaagATTCATATCTGTCGATTTCGataatgtatcatgctaagtttgaagtccgaACCCTTCCAGAGCTTCTTTGTTCATAGATTaaatgtcgttataccacatttgaagtttgaatcgacattgagcttcatatttatcgatttagatgatatatcatgctaagtttgaagtcagaaccctcccgtgGATAATTAGTCAAGATAAGCATGATTTAGCAATGTTTGTGGGACCTCATGAAGGCGAAAAGAAGAAATAAGACCTCAATGAGAACGAAGAAAAATgaatatctataggtttcacttattatgcaaaagatgtaagtattgattaaggagaaaaaacatatcactgtagtattacttcaaagttgtgatgaATTTTGGATTAGTGAGAGGATAAAGTAAAGTGTTGTGTTTCGTAGGGTTATGACACAACATATGACAACTCTTCCTTCTTGTTGTGTGAAACAACATATGACAACTCTGCTTACCAGTAGCACTAAATTTTGTAAAAACCCTTTATTAAAgtcaacagtatgcataccgagTATTTATACCTCTGATTCACGAGTTCAGGCCCAAGGGATATGCGTATCACTGCCAGCTATTGAAAGTCATATCCAAGGAGTATGCGTACCATCCCCTATTCTCGAACTCGAACCCAAGGGGTATGCATACTGCACCGACCCGAATTTCTTCCAAATCTTGTCAATGATCTACAACTTCACCATAATTTCGTTCGGCTTCACATTCTTTTTTAATGTTGCGTTCTAATTACATTGGGGTTTTTCATCGGTCAAAAAATCGTGAAAGCGGTCGGCTAATATAAATGGTGTTATTCTTGGAGCTTAAATTAAGAGTAAAAATTTTACTGAGTACACGGGTAACCAGTGTCACACGTGGAAAATTTGTCAATTCACAATACGTAATTAACTCGAATTCGCTAATTATCAACACGATGAGAATTACAAATTTTCGGTAGCATTGTAAAATTGGGACTAATTCTCATTTCTCAtccaagaatatcatcacctaatTCTCCCATGGTACGATCCGTATGATATTCATTTTGGCCAATAGAAATCCATAAGCTCACCCCAAAAGATCATCACCTAATTCACCCATAGTACGATCTGTGTGATATTACCATTGGCCAATAGAAACCCATACCCTATACAAACAAAAGACATCACATGGATCGCCACctcatttctttttattttttcaatctgAGCCACAAACATCAACATGAGCGACAACTGTTAAGCATCTAAGGATGAACTTCTTGGCGGGAGAAGTGGCTCACTTTTACCAAAATCAAGGCAATTTTGAATTTTGGCTCCATATTTTTccctccaatttcttttctttctgttAAATATGTATCTAGAAAGATCCCACAAGCCCAAATTCTTAATATCACGCCTAATTTATTTTCACCACATTTTGCCTTCTCCATCTAAAAAAAACTCACCAAATCTTCACCACTAACACCAGTCCCACAACCGTATTTATGAACAAGTTGCTCTCAAATCCATCTAACAGACTAACACAGAACCAAAATTTCCTTTATGaaaggaagaaaaatatttggcgTCGCTCGTCTACGAATTTTTTCACTTAGGTCTTTGTTAGACTTTTACCTGATGTTTGTCCTTTTCATTGCCATTGATATCAAATGAATGTTCTTGTTATTaatttgtttaatttttgtaaaagtAATTTTGTAGATAACTTATTAGTTGTTTGATTTCAGTTCAAGATCGTCAAAATCTAGGTTTTTATATGGTGTGCAAATTCTCGATTgaatgttgaattggtggttttaGTTGTTTTCAGATTAATGGGTGggattttatttctttgttttatttgaaACTTGTTGTTTTTTTGAGATGGgtgttttattttccagagattgtAAGCTCTAATTGAAGTTTAAAGGGTTATGAAATGCTGGAAAATTTGTTGGTGAAATTGTATCCATCAATTGGATGTTTTAAATTGTAGTTTTGTGTTCGTGTGTATTTCTACAAGAGGGTAAATGGTGTTTGTGTGAATCACTCAATGCTTTTTGagcaaaaatttcattttttaccgatgtcacctATTTGGATCAACAAAAAACACATACGGGTATCATCGATCtttaatttatttttgtattcttgTTCTGATCGATAATAGTATTGAATTTATGTTAAAACTTTCAATTAACTGTGTTTAGTTGAATTTTGTTCAAGCATACTCAGTGTTTGAGATATTGCCTCTGCCATAATTGATGTATACTCAGTGTTTGGGATATTTCATCTGCCAGAATTGATGTATAGTTGTAAAAGTCCTTAGTGGTTACTCTGCATACAACTTAATGTTTAATCGGTAACATTGAACTATATATTACATCTATCCATGACTGATAGAGGAACTCAAATGTggcacaaagaagaaaaaaaaggagaagaaatatatccaaTCTTTAACCAAATTTTGTACAGAGGAACTCTATTAGATCCAGGCTTCATTCTCGTGTCTAACATAATTAGATAAAGGTGAACTGGATTGATTGCGGAAAAGCTGCTTGATTCGATAACAAAATTCACGTTTATTTGAAACCGTAATATATATGTATCTAAAGCCATTCACTTTCCCTTTTCTTAATTGGAGATTGCTATAACTTGGTTGCTGGGACAGGTTTTACCAGCCAAACATATTTTGAATTGCTGATCTATGGTAGCTTGAAGTAAAAAGCCACTAACCTATTATTCTACTCGCTATACATGACTGGGAAAAATGCTGGAGCAACCAACAAATATATTTAGTAGCTGCGATAAAGTGGACACAGGTTAATAGCAGCCAAAATTTCTGATAGTTGCAGACATGGTTGCTTGACTGTTAAAACGACCAAAATTTTGTGCtcttgctaagattttggtcgcttaaaccaagttttcttgtagtgtatgttgtaaaaggcgctagGCGAGGCGAGGCGCCAGACCTAGCGCCTAAGGCGTCGCGGAAAAATTAGAAAATTGCAAAAATGGGCGTGTCTTGACGCCTTTGGCGCTTTTTTTGCTAGGCGCTAGGCATGCGCTTAAACGCCAAAGGCgctcgccttttacaacatagctcAAGGGGAATGTCATCTTTGGATGACCACAGAACGGATACAACttttgcttcaaaaagaaaaaaaaattagaaaaatacaTCTTTGATATCTAATATTACAAAGGCACCGATGCAATAAAGAACTTGAAAATGAACTACAATAGTCACCATTCAATCCATCAAAGTAATTAAGTCAAACAACTTGCCAAACAAATTTAACACAAGCTTATACAAAATTACAAATCcgcttttatttttctaaaacaCATAAATTCTAAAACCCAAAATGATAGAAGTAGCGATATTCCGCAATAGCTCGTCGATCTCTCACTCCATCGTTTACTGTAACAATCTTAAACTTCTTCTTTTTGGGCACTTCGCCAAAGATGGCATATCCCCAAAACCCTATGTAAATTACTGCACCCCGTAAAGAATTAGAGTCAAGTCAAATCCCAGCTATACGAACCATGGTTACATCATACTCTAATCTGCAATTAACAGGAATGGTTAATTGTGCAGTCAGAGACTTACACAAAATCTGAAAACTGTATATGACTTCTCCTTTGGTGGTCCATGAGGATCTGTGAATGGCAATCGGCGAAGTAATTCAACGATTGAAATACATACAGGGCAATTAACTTGTCTAATTTAGCTCGCGATCGAGCCAAACAAGAGTAGATATATGGAAAGGAGAGTAATTTGGAATCCTACTTCAACTCCAACTCCAAAGGAAGAAGCCCACCCACTCTATATAAACAAAGGAACCATCCACACTTCACATCATCCTCTAAACGATTCAAAACAACACCATAATATGACGCTCAGTAAATCAACACTCGGTAGTCTCATATTActccttttctttttcagcaCCGCTTTTTCAACTTCATCATTGTCATCCCTAACATCAACTCCAGATTTCCAGACGCTGTTGGAATTCAAGAAAACTGCAGACCCATACAATAAAACCTTAACGTCATGGAACGAATCATCACTAGACCCTTGCGATTCATGGGAGGGCGTCAGATGTGGTTTCGATGGCCGAGTCGAGGTACTATCACTCAGGCACCGTAACCTAACGGGTTCGATTGAGATCCTTAGTCAGTTAACTGCATTGGAAAGTCTATCGCTGGATCATAACGATCTCACTATCCCTTCAAATTTTTCATTCTCTTCATGGAAAAATATGGAGTATCTTTTTCTCCCtaataataatttctcttcgagTTTTCCTTCGGGTATTTCGTCGCTTCAGAAATTACTCAACATTGATTTATCTAACAACCGATTCTATGGAGAAATCCCATTGTCAGAGCTTATTACACTACCTCGTTTACGAATAATTCACTTAGAGGGGAACTGTTTTAGCGGTTCCCTTAAGATACAACAGGACTCAAAAAGGTCGACAAGCAAGAATTCTTTTAAAATTATTGAATTTGATGTCTCTGGAAACAATCTCTCTGGAGAAATCCCACAAGTTTTATCTTCTTTTCATGTTTCCTGGTTCACGGGGAACAATAAATTATGTGGAAAGCCTTTAGGAAATTGTTGTCCTGGGCCGCCTTCCAGCAGTGTCTCATGCACCCAAGGGGACGTCCAGGATGAAGCAGAGGATATTATGCATGAAGAGGCCTTAGCGTGGGAAAGGGAATTTGACAATTACATTCAGCTAATAGACAGTAATGGGGAAGCATGGCTGAGGCGTGGCGGATTACGGCTGAGGCATGGCGGATTACGTTTTTCATAAAACAGTTTACTGATTCATAAATATGTTTCCGAGTTCTCTGTGACCTACCACTTGATTGTGCATAATTTGCTAGTTGTTGTTCGGAGCCAGCTTCCAGCAGCGTCTGCACCCAAGGGGTGGTCATACAGGATGAGGATATAGAagcagttgattttttttttattttttttttgaagcatgaatatatttaaaaaaaggaactagtgatgaagaagagttTGTCAAGTCCATGGAAAAGGATTTTGAAGCACTAGTGATGGGACTTTACAGTAATGGCTATAGCAGGGCGGATAATCTTATTCGCAAAAATCGTTAACTTGTTGCATGACAGATAGCAGATGTTAGAGTTGGAAGCACGCATTTAAATAATCCTGCCTGAAACAATTGACAGTTTAACTTTGTAACCATGCATGCATGAGTACTGAAATTGTAGATTTTATATTTGGTACTGAAAATATATTTGGTACCATGCATGCATGAGTACTGAAAATGTAGATTTCAGTACTGAAAATGAGTACTGAAATCCAGAACAAGAAAATATACCCTAAATTGTTAGGTGCTAGTCGCTGTTGCAGTCGATTGTGGTATCAAAATAGATTTCTCTGTCAACCAGATTAATCCCAATATTGATACTTTGCATTTGGTGGGCACCAAGAACCGCAAAAGTTACCCCAGGATCATCCCTCTGCATAGCCAAGCAGTATACCCCATCCAAATCAACATCATGATCATAAAACCATGTATTCTCTATAGATAACTTATAATCGAACCCAGCAATATGAAATATTAACGCAGGCATGAGTTCCTTAAGATCACTCCATTTACTTGCTTTCACACACAGCTCTCCTTTAACAGTTTCAAGGACAAATAATTCTTCAATCCTTTTCCTCATCACATCAATCAATTTGTCATAAATATATGCCGGTAAAGAACTTTCCGAATTGCCTGTGTCTAACAGCATGAGCGGTCCTGTCCAATCGAAAACCCTTTCAAAATCGAAGCTGATACCTTCTAGACCAATGAAATAATGATTTTTATAAGAATCTTGGACCTTTTGCATAGAAGTCTTCACACCTTGGACCAATGCTGCCTTCCCAAAGCGTAAagaattgctatagcttctgcgAAAGGCCGCGTTGTTTCGCCTTGGACCAAGTAAACCTTTCCTCTGAGGCAAGCAGAAGGAGAATTTTCCTATTCCTAATTGACTAACAAAGGACAATTCGTGTCTATTCAATCCAAAAATGCCTGGAGGGTACATCCCAGCCCCATTTACTTTGAAAACATTATCATTCCCACAACCAAAGACAAATTCAGGATATTGAGCAATGCTTCCATTTTCTCGGTAGGTAGTTATGGTGTCCGTTGATAGATAGCCTGTAGAATAACCGCCGTCCGCATAACTGTATGTATATGGACATGTATTGTCGGTATCATCACATTTACTAATTCTTTTGTCATAACACTCTAGGTGAAGACACGGCAACTTGGAACAAGTTAAGGAACTCGTCGGATCAAATATAGGTTTCTCTTGTTTGTAGCATCGTTTGCATGGCTTGCACTGCAGCCAGGTTAAAAAACTTCCATTATCCATAAAAGAATAGGTAACAAAGCGTGGTGTACCAATTTCATAGCTCACCATGTATCCGGACCGCAATGCCGTCAATGGTAGGTAATCCCGGATAGAGTAACTTTTACGATCTATCAGCATGGTGAAGTTAGGAGCTCGTAGAGAGTCGTGGAACAGCCGAATACGTTCCTGGTCTGTCATTTCTGCAGAATAATATGGTGAAAGAGGTGAATCT
This genomic stretch from Papaver somniferum cultivar HN1 chromosome 5, ASM357369v1, whole genome shotgun sequence harbors:
- the LOC113277194 gene encoding aspartic proteinase CDR1-like isoform X1, which translates into the protein MSYRKLKRTNQCTERNEMTDQERIRLFHDSLRAPNFTMLIDRKSYSIRDYLPLTALRSGYMVSYEIGTPRFVTYSFMDNGSFLTWLQCKPCKRCYKQEKPIFDPTSSLTCSKLPCLHLECYDKRISKCDDTDNTCPYTYSYADGGYSTGYLSTDTITTYRENGSIAQYPEFVFGCGNDNVFKVNGAGMYPPGIFGLNRHELSFVSQLGIGKFSFCLPQRKGLLGPRRNNAAFRRSYSNSLRFGKAALVQGVKTSMQKVQDSYKNHYFIGLEGISFDFERVFDWTGPLMLLDTGNSESSLPAYIYDKLIDVMRKRIEELFVLETVKGELCVKASKWSDLKELMPALIFHIAGFDYKLSIENTWFYDHDVDLDGVYCLAMQRDDPGVTFAVLGAHQMQSINIGINLVDREIYFDTTIDCNSD
- the LOC113277194 gene encoding aspartyl protease family protein 2-like isoform X2 yields the protein MSYRKLKRTNQCTERNEMTDQERIRLFHDSLRAPNFTMLIDRKSYSIRDYLPLTALRSGYMCKPCKRCYKQEKPIFDPTSSLTCSKLPCLHLECYDKRISKCDDTDNTCPYTYSYADGGYSTGYLSTDTITTYRENGSIAQYPEFVFGCGNDNVFKVNGAGMYPPGIFGLNRHELSFVSQLGIGKFSFCLPQRKGLLGPRRNNAAFRRSYSNSLRFGKAALVQGVKTSMQKVQDSYKNHYFIGLEGISFDFERVFDWTGPLMLLDTGNSESSLPAYIYDKLIDVMRKRIEELFVLETVKGELCVKASKWSDLKELMPALIFHIAGFDYKLSIENTWFYDHDVDLDGVYCLAMQRDDPGVTFAVLGAHQMQSINIGINLVDREIYFDTTIDCNSD